A genomic region of Nymphaea colorata isolate Beijing-Zhang1983 chromosome 2, ASM883128v2, whole genome shotgun sequence contains the following coding sequences:
- the LOC116248279 gene encoding protein PHR1-LIKE 2-like isoform X1 — translation MSNGKFNGDMGLMLSTDPKPRLRWTPELHQRFVEAVAHLGGADKATPKSLMRVMRVPGLTLYHLKSHLQKYRLGKNLSTENRSFINKEGYRLNHFDGNGYANGGSDMVETHMQHQLNENLPINEALRLQIEVQKKLHEQIEVQKHLQLRIEAQGKYLQAVLQKAQEALSNKSSVSLGFENVNSELLKIGSKQSPFMDSSIDSCITSLESSERNDQRLKLSISTLGLQPPQVNSVHHQRGSQQNQKGRSFHDPLMGSHQEWPSFQAPNTGMSIMRMRMNKRSCSTLSDARGSDIDVDGTSVEQPLSKRTSELERKVDPLKQWCVYSGAEEALDLNAKTKEIDLNGFCFN, via the exons ATGAGTAATGGTAAGTTCAATGGAGACATGGGGCTCATGCTATCCACTGATCCAAAGCCCAGACTTAGATGGACGCCGGAGCTTCATCAACGCTTCGTGGAAGCAGTTGCTCACCTTGGTGGTGCTGACA AGGCAACACCGAAGTCATTGATGAGAGTAATGAGGGTTCCTGGGCTAACACTGTACCACCTCAAGAGCCATTTGCAG AAATACAGGCTTGGTAAGAACTTGAGTACAGAAAACCGCAGCTTTATTAACAAGGAAG GTTACAGACTGAATCATTTCGATGGTAATGGCTATGCAAATGGTGGCTCCGATATGGTGGAAACACATATGCAACATCAATTGAATGA AAACCTGCCAATCAATGAAGCACTGAGGTTGCAAATTGAGGTGCAGAAAAAACTACACGAGCAAATTGAG GTGCAGAAGCACTTGCAACTTCGAATTGAAGCCCAGGGAAAATACTTACAAGCAGTACTACAGAAGGCCCAGGAGGCACTCTCTAACAAAAGTTCGGTTTCTCTTGGATTTGAGAATGTAAATTCAGAGCTCTTGAAAATTGGCTCTAAG CAATCTCCGTTCATGGATAGTTCCATTGACAGCTGCATAACGTCATTAGAGAGTTCAGAAAGAAATGATCAAAGACTAAAGTTAAGCATAAGCACGTTGGGTCTGCAACCTCCACAAGTGAACTCAGTGCACCACCAAAGAGGAAGCCAACAGAACCAGAAAGGTCGTTCTTTTCACGATCCATTAATGGGCAGTCACCAAGAGTGGCCTTCCTTTCAAGCACCGAATACCGGCATGTCGATCATGAGAATGAGGATGAACAAAAGAAGCTGCAGCACCTTGTCTGATGCAAGGGGAAGTGATATAGATGTAGATGGCACGTCTGTGGAGCAACCACTTAGTAAGAGGACTTCTGAGCTGGAAAGAAAGGTTGATCCGTTAAAACAATGGTGCGTATATTCTGGAGCTGAAGAGGCTCTTGACCTGAATGCCAAAACCAAAGAAATAGACCTCAATGGTTTTTGTTTCAACTAA
- the LOC116248279 gene encoding myb-related protein 2-like isoform X2: protein MSNGKFNGDMGLMLSTDPKPRLRWTPELHQRFVEAVAHLGGADKATPKSLMRVMRVPGLTLYHLKSHLQKYRLGKNLSTENRSFINKEGYRLNHFDGNGYANGGSDMVETHMQHQLNENLPINEALRLQIEVQKKLHEQIEKHLQLRIEAQGKYLQAVLQKAQEALSNKSSVSLGFENVNSELLKIGSKQSPFMDSSIDSCITSLESSERNDQRLKLSISTLGLQPPQVNSVHHQRGSQQNQKGRSFHDPLMGSHQEWPSFQAPNTGMSIMRMRMNKRSCSTLSDARGSDIDVDGTSVEQPLSKRTSELERKVDPLKQWCVYSGAEEALDLNAKTKEIDLNGFCFN, encoded by the exons ATGAGTAATGGTAAGTTCAATGGAGACATGGGGCTCATGCTATCCACTGATCCAAAGCCCAGACTTAGATGGACGCCGGAGCTTCATCAACGCTTCGTGGAAGCAGTTGCTCACCTTGGTGGTGCTGACA AGGCAACACCGAAGTCATTGATGAGAGTAATGAGGGTTCCTGGGCTAACACTGTACCACCTCAAGAGCCATTTGCAG AAATACAGGCTTGGTAAGAACTTGAGTACAGAAAACCGCAGCTTTATTAACAAGGAAG GTTACAGACTGAATCATTTCGATGGTAATGGCTATGCAAATGGTGGCTCCGATATGGTGGAAACACATATGCAACATCAATTGAATGA AAACCTGCCAATCAATGAAGCACTGAGGTTGCAAATTGAGGTGCAGAAAAAACTACACGAGCAAATTGAG AAGCACTTGCAACTTCGAATTGAAGCCCAGGGAAAATACTTACAAGCAGTACTACAGAAGGCCCAGGAGGCACTCTCTAACAAAAGTTCGGTTTCTCTTGGATTTGAGAATGTAAATTCAGAGCTCTTGAAAATTGGCTCTAAG CAATCTCCGTTCATGGATAGTTCCATTGACAGCTGCATAACGTCATTAGAGAGTTCAGAAAGAAATGATCAAAGACTAAAGTTAAGCATAAGCACGTTGGGTCTGCAACCTCCACAAGTGAACTCAGTGCACCACCAAAGAGGAAGCCAACAGAACCAGAAAGGTCGTTCTTTTCACGATCCATTAATGGGCAGTCACCAAGAGTGGCCTTCCTTTCAAGCACCGAATACCGGCATGTCGATCATGAGAATGAGGATGAACAAAAGAAGCTGCAGCACCTTGTCTGATGCAAGGGGAAGTGATATAGATGTAGATGGCACGTCTGTGGAGCAACCACTTAGTAAGAGGACTTCTGAGCTGGAAAGAAAGGTTGATCCGTTAAAACAATGGTGCGTATATTCTGGAGCTGAAGAGGCTCTTGACCTGAATGCCAAAACCAAAGAAATAGACCTCAATGGTTTTTGTTTCAACTAA